A portion of the Streptomyces sp. NBC_01335 genome contains these proteins:
- a CDS encoding 3-oxoacyl-ACP synthase III family protein: MAIGIVATGSYLPDHIVTNDDLARTVDTSDTWITSRTGIRERRRAHEDQSTSDLGRLAALAALRDHDIAAEQLDALVVATSSPDQIQPSTACNLHAGMGLHQIPAFDVGAVCSGFVYATAAAAGLMNTFSQYNHVMVVGCEAYSRVLDYEDRGTCVFFGDGAGAAVLGKVPDGYGILGCDLIADSTRLDVVGIPAGGTREPADERTVAERRHYFRMDGRRVWDFATQAVPQVVKGALTAAGLDVDDVDLLITHQANARLIEECADRCGVPMDRVPTTVGRYGNTAAASVPITLDEAAADGRLHRGDVVVLAAVGGGMTAGALVMRWY, from the coding sequence ATGGCCATCGGCATCGTCGCCACCGGCTCGTACCTGCCCGACCACATCGTCACCAACGACGACCTCGCCCGGACCGTGGACACCTCGGACACCTGGATCACCTCCAGGACGGGCATCCGCGAGCGCCGCAGAGCGCACGAGGACCAGAGCACCTCCGACCTCGGCCGTCTGGCCGCCCTGGCCGCACTGCGGGACCACGACATCGCGGCGGAGCAGTTGGACGCGCTGGTCGTGGCCACCAGTTCGCCGGACCAGATCCAGCCCTCCACCGCCTGCAACCTGCACGCGGGAATGGGCCTGCACCAGATACCCGCGTTCGACGTCGGGGCCGTGTGCAGCGGCTTCGTCTACGCCACCGCCGCGGCGGCGGGACTGATGAACACCTTCTCGCAGTACAACCACGTGATGGTCGTCGGGTGCGAGGCGTACAGCCGCGTACTGGACTACGAGGACCGCGGCACCTGCGTCTTCTTCGGGGACGGGGCCGGAGCGGCCGTCCTCGGGAAGGTCCCCGACGGATACGGCATCCTCGGCTGCGACCTGATCGCCGACAGCACCCGGCTCGACGTGGTCGGCATCCCGGCCGGCGGCACCCGCGAACCGGCCGACGAGCGCACCGTCGCGGAACGGCGCCACTACTTCCGCATGGACGGGCGCCGGGTGTGGGACTTCGCCACCCAGGCCGTCCCGCAGGTGGTCAAGGGGGCCCTCACCGCCGCCGGCCTCGACGTCGACGACGTCGACCTCCTCATCACCCACCAGGCCAACGCCCGCCTCATCGAGGAGTGCGCCGACCGCTGCGGTGTGCCGATGGACCGGGTCCCGACGACGGTGGGCCGCTACGGCAACACGGCCGCCGCCTCCGTGCCCATCACCCTCGACGAGGCCGCGGCGGACGGACGGCTGCACCGCGGCGACGTCGTCGTCCTGGCCGCTGTCGGCGGCGGGATGACCGCGGGCGCCCTCGTCATGCGCTGGTACTGA
- a CDS encoding acyl-CoA dehydrogenase family protein: MTAPAMAHAGLATPQHDAPVPAALPHDDSFAEFARTHVARRADAAYEAEILDRLSWQRLADLGLWRIGVPERLGGVGGTWADLAEHVADIARDGEDLGFVLSLIAHAGLVRALVEHGNDFHHRSVLPQLMKGAVGATALTEPHGGSDVARTRTVATRTADGWTLNGKKDHITNAPVADRALVLGRVPDLGRRDITLFLVNLHSPGVRRGPAEELLGLRSSPTGAIELHDVALPEPAVLGVPGEGLRTLYDIIGFDRALYGLVIAAFLEPQLDEAVDFARRREAFGTPILDHQYVQGRITDIRITIEIARATARAGIDALVAGDPQASLRCSVAKLVGSEGLVEAAQNLMRLHGHAGYTRGARTRVVQDALGTLIAGGTSEMQRKNILNQMLAHHPG, encoded by the coding sequence ATGACCGCCCCCGCCATGGCCCACGCAGGCCTGGCCACCCCGCAGCACGACGCTCCCGTCCCCGCGGCCCTCCCGCACGACGACTCGTTCGCCGAATTCGCCCGGACCCACGTCGCCCGCAGGGCCGACGCCGCCTACGAGGCTGAGATCCTGGACCGCCTGTCCTGGCAGCGCCTGGCCGACCTCGGCCTGTGGCGCATAGGCGTCCCCGAGCGGCTGGGCGGCGTCGGAGGCACCTGGGCGGACCTGGCGGAGCACGTCGCCGACATCGCCCGCGACGGCGAGGACCTGGGCTTCGTACTCTCCCTCATCGCGCACGCAGGGCTCGTACGGGCCCTGGTGGAGCACGGCAACGACTTCCACCACCGTTCGGTGCTCCCGCAGTTGATGAAGGGGGCGGTCGGAGCGACCGCCCTGACCGAACCCCACGGCGGTTCCGACGTCGCCCGCACCCGCACCGTCGCCACCCGCACCGCCGACGGCTGGACGCTGAACGGCAAGAAGGACCACATCACCAACGCGCCCGTCGCCGACCGGGCCCTCGTCCTCGGCCGCGTCCCCGACCTCGGGCGGCGCGACATCACCCTGTTCCTGGTCAACCTCCACAGCCCCGGGGTCCGGCGCGGACCTGCGGAGGAACTCCTCGGCCTGCGGTCCAGCCCCACCGGCGCCATCGAACTCCACGACGTGGCCCTGCCCGAGCCCGCGGTACTCGGCGTACCCGGCGAAGGCCTGCGGACCCTCTACGACATCATCGGCTTCGACCGCGCCCTCTACGGCCTGGTCATCGCGGCCTTCCTCGAACCTCAGCTCGACGAGGCGGTCGACTTCGCCCGCCGGCGTGAGGCGTTCGGCACGCCGATCCTCGACCACCAGTACGTCCAGGGGCGCATCACCGACATCAGGATCACCATCGAGATCGCCAGGGCCACCGCCCGGGCCGGCATCGACGCTCTGGTGGCCGGCGACCCCCAGGCCTCCCTGCGGTGCTCCGTCGCCAAGCTCGTGGGATCGGAAGGGCTGGTCGAGGCGGCGCAGAACCTGATGCGTCTGCACGGGCACGCGGGGTACACGCGTGGTGCCCGGACACGCGTCGTCCAGGACGCGCTCGGCACCCTCATCGCCGGGGGCACCAGCGAGATGCAGCGCAAGAACATCCTCAACCAGATGCTGGCGCACCACCCGGGATGA
- a CDS encoding MFS transporter — MTATPTAPAAPSAPRLGRPFLWLWNACAGSNLADGVYQVALPVTAVHLGGGAGGVAVVAVMARLPWLLFALFSGVLVDRFDERRLMRIVNSARVVVLGATALALLLDRADIALLATAAFLLGIGETVFDTAFHTTTPSLVPASLLERANSRLQAAEITTNQMAGPSVGGLLLGLSASLAFGTTAALYLATVLLLMALPAVPGRSGQESPASAAPGGSGVLADIRTGLRFLFGDTTLTVYAVGVGALNIAWAAVYAALPLLALPPGPLGLGSTAYGSLLMVAGVSGLVVGLLAPLATSRLGNGVCMALGLAGMSVGFALPGIRPTPLVLGLGLGCTGLLILVNVITVSYRQRAVPHELLGRVTSAYRLIAFGCLPLGSALAGVVGSHYGPRAVLVLAGCIVLAAALPMTLSARSSAPPAPETT, encoded by the coding sequence ATGACCGCGACCCCGACGGCACCCGCCGCCCCGTCCGCGCCCCGGCTCGGGCGGCCCTTCCTCTGGTTGTGGAACGCCTGCGCGGGATCGAACCTGGCGGACGGCGTCTACCAGGTGGCGCTGCCGGTCACCGCCGTCCATCTGGGCGGCGGTGCCGGCGGCGTGGCGGTGGTGGCCGTGATGGCGCGCCTTCCGTGGCTGCTGTTCGCCCTCTTCTCCGGGGTCCTGGTCGACCGCTTCGACGAGCGGCGGCTGATGCGGATCGTCAACTCCGCACGCGTCGTGGTCCTCGGCGCCACCGCGCTGGCTCTGCTGCTGGACCGGGCGGACATCGCGCTGCTCGCGACGGCGGCCTTCCTCCTCGGCATCGGTGAGACCGTCTTCGACACCGCCTTCCACACCACCACCCCCAGCCTCGTGCCGGCCTCCCTGCTGGAACGCGCCAACTCCCGTCTCCAGGCGGCGGAGATCACCACCAACCAGATGGCCGGCCCCTCCGTCGGCGGCCTCCTGCTGGGCCTGTCCGCGAGCCTCGCCTTCGGGACCACGGCCGCCCTCTATCTCGCCACCGTCCTCCTCCTCATGGCCCTGCCGGCCGTGCCGGGCCGATCCGGACAGGAGAGTCCGGCCTCCGCCGCACCCGGAGGAAGCGGCGTCCTGGCCGACATCCGGACCGGGCTGCGGTTCCTCTTCGGCGACACCACGCTGACCGTCTACGCCGTGGGCGTGGGCGCCCTGAACATCGCGTGGGCGGCCGTGTACGCCGCGCTCCCCCTCCTGGCCCTGCCACCCGGTCCGCTGGGACTCGGCAGCACCGCCTACGGGTCCCTCCTGATGGTGGCCGGCGTCAGCGGTCTCGTCGTGGGGCTCCTGGCTCCGCTCGCCACGTCCCGGCTCGGAAACGGCGTCTGCATGGCTCTGGGCCTGGCGGGGATGAGTGTCGGCTTCGCCCTGCCGGGGATCCGTCCCACTCCGCTCGTCCTCGGCCTCGGCCTCGGCTGCACGGGGCTGCTCATCCTCGTCAACGTGATCACGGTGTCCTACCGCCAACGTGCCGTTCCCCACGAGCTCCTCGGCCGTGTCACGTCCGCGTACCGGCTGATCGCCTTCGGCTGTCTCCCCCTGGGATCCGCACTCGCCGGAGTCGTCGGTTCCCACTACGGGCCCCGGGCCGTCCTCGTCCTCGCCGGCTGCATCGTGCTCGCGGCGGCCCTCCCCATGACCCTGTCCGCACGCTCCTCCGCACCCCCCGCCCCGGAGACCACGTGA
- a CDS encoding GNAT family N-acetyltransferase, translated as MTLVREPAVLTGTHITPGPTARTLDHPLVRQCPHLYCSPPWLLVEDRAHPGPAFHTWVEGEDFAAYAPSYGFDATSNPWPFARPDLFLADGAEGEDPGPLLPAFTIGGRRPGHSRFHTAGPAWKRPQALTRLLGAAAEHAAERGASCLAALYCSPEDADLRAAFLAHGGVRFPSHGTNVLGLPGDGFEDWMASLPRKQRAKEKADLRKLREAEVEFEVSPLREADLEWIVPLELGLYGKHGHAYAVEEAAGLHRAYLDHLGADALVVRARRDGTYVGFTSLVRRGSQAYVRQAGFDPEGCADAPVYFGAALHEPIRWAYGHGVRRLDLSITADATKQRRGARTRPREAWFVPLDDAARQHLHDLRERRDRSPLTPPTPKDPT; from the coding sequence GTGACCCTCGTCCGAGAACCCGCCGTCCTCACCGGCACCCACATCACCCCCGGCCCGACGGCCCGCACGCTCGACCACCCGCTCGTGCGCCAGTGCCCCCATCTCTACTGCAGCCCGCCGTGGCTCCTGGTCGAGGACCGGGCCCACCCCGGTCCGGCCTTCCACACCTGGGTCGAGGGCGAGGACTTCGCCGCGTACGCCCCTTCCTACGGTTTCGACGCCACGAGCAACCCCTGGCCCTTCGCCCGGCCCGACCTGTTCCTGGCGGACGGCGCCGAGGGAGAGGACCCCGGCCCGCTGCTGCCGGCGTTCACCATCGGTGGCCGGCGCCCCGGGCACAGCAGGTTCCACACGGCCGGCCCCGCCTGGAAGCGCCCGCAGGCCCTGACCCGGCTCCTCGGCGCCGCGGCCGAGCACGCGGCGGAGCGTGGCGCCTCCTGTCTGGCCGCGCTCTACTGCTCGCCCGAGGACGCCGACCTCCGGGCGGCGTTCCTGGCCCACGGCGGTGTCCGGTTCCCCTCCCACGGAACCAACGTGCTCGGCCTGCCCGGCGACGGCTTCGAGGACTGGATGGCGTCACTGCCCCGCAAGCAGCGGGCGAAGGAGAAGGCGGACCTGCGCAAACTGCGTGAGGCGGAGGTCGAGTTCGAGGTCTCCCCCCTCCGCGAGGCGGACCTCGAATGGATCGTCCCCCTGGAACTGGGCCTGTACGGCAAGCACGGCCACGCGTACGCCGTCGAGGAGGCCGCCGGCCTGCACCGTGCCTACCTCGACCACCTCGGCGCCGACGCCCTGGTCGTACGGGCCCGTCGCGACGGCACGTACGTGGGCTTCACCTCCCTGGTGCGCCGCGGCTCGCAGGCGTACGTCCGCCAGGCCGGCTTCGACCCCGAAGGCTGTGCCGACGCACCGGTGTACTTCGGCGCGGCCCTGCACGAGCCCATCCGTTGGGCCTACGGGCACGGTGTGCGCCGCCTCGACCTCTCGATCACCGCGGACGCCACGAAGCAGCGTCGCGGTGCGCGGACCCGGCCGCGCGAGGCCTGGTTCGTCCCGCTCGACGACGCCGCGCGACAGCACCTGCACGACCTCCGGGAACGACGTGACCGGAGCCCGCTCACCCCTCCCACACCCAAGGACCCCACATGA
- a CDS encoding thioesterase family protein yields the protein MTTPSAPEPVLAGIDSLVGSSAELVHRVTVRDAATNWGNDLPVLATPVLLWLSEIAAMKVVETAVPEGDMTVGLAHDSAHLAPTPVGDDVTVRATLTRADDRKLTFDVEARDSHGSVLRGHHTRALIDRARFTDRLSRRTA from the coding sequence ATGACCACGCCTTCCGCACCCGAACCCGTCCTCGCCGGCATCGACTCCCTCGTGGGGTCGAGCGCGGAGCTCGTCCACCGGGTCACCGTCCGGGACGCCGCCACCAACTGGGGCAACGACCTGCCGGTGCTCGCCACCCCGGTCCTGCTGTGGCTCAGCGAGATCGCCGCGATGAAGGTGGTCGAAACCGCCGTCCCCGAGGGGGACATGACGGTCGGGCTGGCCCACGACTCGGCGCACCTCGCGCCGACGCCCGTCGGTGACGACGTCACCGTCCGCGCCACCCTGACCCGGGCGGACGACCGCAAGCTCACCTTCGACGTGGAGGCCCGCGACTCCCACGGATCCGTCTTGCGCGGACACCACACCCGGGCCCTGATCGACCGGGCACGGTTCACCGACAGGCTCAGCCGGCGCACGGCCTGA
- a CDS encoding class I SAM-dependent methyltransferase gives MLGETARTWLRRWDEQQERYSPDREERFQVIIDIVALSLERADDTSRPRLVDLGCGTGSLAIRMADAFPDADTVGVDADPLLLGLGEEAVTGTPVRLLERDLTEPGWADEIGPAGSWQAAVSSTALHWLAPDELVTLYRSLAERLRPGGVFVDADIRPPAADPYMFELGRHVRARRGQRTGRRGSEEWVDWWKIFLSAPELAPLAEARARSSVAHRTFNKPHGLTAADHAGLLRDAGFSTAATLWQCGDDSVLVAVR, from the coding sequence ATGCTCGGCGAGACCGCCCGTACCTGGCTGCGACGATGGGACGAGCAGCAGGAGCGATACAGCCCGGACCGGGAGGAACGCTTCCAGGTCATCATCGACATCGTCGCCCTGTCCCTCGAACGGGCCGACGACACCTCCCGGCCCCGCCTGGTGGACCTGGGCTGCGGCACCGGCTCACTCGCCATCCGCATGGCGGACGCCTTCCCCGACGCCGACACGGTCGGAGTCGACGCCGACCCGCTCCTCCTCGGCCTCGGCGAGGAGGCCGTCACCGGTACGCCGGTACGCCTCCTGGAGCGCGACCTCACCGAGCCCGGCTGGGCCGACGAGATCGGCCCGGCCGGTTCCTGGCAGGCGGCCGTCTCCTCCACCGCCCTCCACTGGCTCGCCCCGGACGAACTCGTCACGCTCTACCGCTCCCTGGCCGAACGGCTGCGCCCCGGCGGGGTCTTCGTCGACGCCGACATCCGTCCCCCCGCCGCCGACCCCTACATGTTCGAACTCGGCCGCCACGTCCGCGCCCGCCGTGGGCAGCGCACCGGCCGTCGGGGCAGCGAGGAGTGGGTGGACTGGTGGAAGATCTTCCTGTCCGCCCCCGAACTCGCCCCCCTCGCCGAGGCCCGGGCCCGTTCTTCGGTCGCCCACCGCACCTTCAACAAGCCCCACGGCCTGACGGCCGCCGACCACGCCGGTCTTCTGCGCGACGCCGGGTTCTCCACCGCGGCCACCCTCTGGCAGTGCGGCGACGACAGCGTCCTGGTCGCCGTCCGCTGA
- a CDS encoding SDR family oxidoreductase codes for MSGVAVVTGAGSGLGRAAALALLGDGWTVVLAGRRPDALEATAALSPAGPGRTLAVPTDITRPDEVAALFRATTDRYGRVDLLFNNAGAPAPRVPVTEVAFEDWNRVLGTIVTGTFLCSREAFRVMSGQDPEGGRIINNGAPSAHAPRPHSVAYTAAKHAVLGLTRALSLDGRAHGIACGQIDVGNVAPTDGAPQPAARQADGSTAVEATLPVSHFTDALLLMASLPVTTNVQSLTVLPTTMPFVGRG; via the coding sequence GTGAGCGGTGTCGCCGTCGTCACCGGTGCCGGAAGCGGGCTCGGCCGCGCCGCCGCCCTGGCGCTGCTCGGCGACGGCTGGACCGTCGTCCTGGCGGGCCGGCGCCCCGACGCACTGGAGGCAACCGCCGCGCTGTCACCGGCCGGACCCGGCCGCACCCTCGCCGTGCCCACCGACATCACCCGCCCCGACGAGGTGGCGGCCCTGTTCCGTGCCACGACCGACCGGTACGGCAGGGTGGACCTCCTCTTCAACAACGCCGGCGCCCCCGCGCCCCGCGTCCCCGTGACCGAGGTGGCGTTCGAGGACTGGAACCGGGTCCTCGGCACGATCGTCACCGGCACCTTCCTCTGCTCGCGCGAGGCGTTCCGCGTCATGTCCGGGCAGGACCCCGAGGGCGGCCGGATCATCAACAACGGCGCCCCGTCCGCGCACGCGCCCCGCCCCCACTCCGTCGCCTACACCGCGGCCAAGCACGCGGTGCTGGGCCTGACCCGCGCGCTCTCCCTCGACGGCCGCGCCCACGGCATCGCCTGCGGGCAGATCGACGTCGGCAACGTGGCCCCCACCGACGGCGCCCCCCAGCCGGCGGCACGTCAGGCGGACGGCAGCACGGCCGTGGAGGCGACCCTGCCGGTCTCCCACTTCACCGACGCGCTCCTGCTGATGGCCTCCCTGCCCGTCACCACCAACGTGCAGTCCCTCACCGTGCTGCCCACCACGATGCCCTTCGTCGGCCGCGGCTGA
- a CDS encoding TauD/TfdA family dioxygenase, with amino-acid sequence MDTASRDNAPTPPLPSSLAWDTERLRAGRDLWYLTTNDQDRDCLWEAAGRPGEEPDPVWQSLRSRVRTGLDAFGFAHVRGFFPAEPAAALVQEKEITERASRLVRDFGAIVPQNGDGDLTQVLRRRPGDPDEIGFHCDTCDYLVLLCLRPAAEGGATRVAGAQHIHDVLAAERPDVLALLGEKWYFDRAGRAGNPLIHTPILTTAPDGLVTCYYQSRTVRASAGHGGRPPLDAARVEALDVLDEVLNRPETAHPVMLASGDLLIIRNSRVMHGRSPFTDAPEPLHRRVLRLWLDEETA; translated from the coding sequence ATGGACACCGCCTCGCGCGACAACGCGCCCACGCCCCCGCTCCCGTCCTCGCTCGCCTGGGACACCGAGCGCCTGCGGGCCGGACGCGATCTCTGGTACCTCACCACGAACGACCAGGACCGCGACTGCCTCTGGGAGGCCGCCGGACGACCCGGCGAGGAGCCCGATCCGGTCTGGCAGAGCCTGCGCTCCCGGGTGCGTACCGGCCTCGACGCCTTCGGCTTCGCCCACGTGCGCGGGTTCTTCCCCGCCGAACCCGCCGCGGCCCTCGTCCAGGAGAAGGAGATCACCGAGCGGGCCTCGCGTCTCGTCCGCGACTTCGGCGCGATCGTGCCGCAGAACGGCGACGGCGACCTCACCCAGGTGCTCCGGCGCCGCCCGGGGGACCCGGACGAGATCGGCTTCCACTGCGACACCTGCGACTACCTCGTGCTGCTCTGCCTGCGGCCCGCCGCCGAGGGAGGCGCCACCCGCGTCGCGGGCGCCCAGCACATCCACGACGTGCTCGCCGCCGAACGCCCCGACGTGCTCGCCCTCCTCGGCGAGAAGTGGTACTTCGACCGGGCCGGCCGTGCGGGCAACCCCCTCATCCACACCCCGATCCTCACCACCGCGCCGGACGGACTGGTCACCTGCTACTACCAGTCCCGCACGGTCAGGGCGTCCGCCGGACACGGGGGACGGCCTCCGCTCGACGCCGCCCGCGTCGAGGCGCTGGACGTCCTCGACGAGGTCCTCAACCGCCCGGAGACCGCGCACCCGGTCATGCTGGCCTCCGGAGATCTGCTGATCATCCGCAACAGCCGGGTCATGCACGGGCGTTCGCCGTTCACCGACGCCCCCGAGCCGCTGCACCGGCGGGTACTCCGCCTGTGGCTGGACGAGGAGACGGCGTGA
- a CDS encoding aspartate aminotransferase family protein, which produces MSRLSPVLKQATPVTAVRGEGLYLFDAEGRRHLDFTAGVGVTSTGHCHPRVVEAVREQAGRLIHGQYTTVLHEPLLTLTERLGEVLPEGLDSLFYVNSGSEAVESALRLARQATGRPNAVVFDGGFHGRTMGAAALTTAGSRFRACSGPLIPGVAVAPFPHAFELGMDEPAAVAYALRGLDRVLATTSAPEETAAFVVEPVLGEGGYVPAPDGFLAGLRERADRHGILLVLDEVQSGFGRTGRFWAHDYETGTATPDILVTAKGLASGFPLSAIAARAELMSRARPGSQGGTYGGNAVACAAALATLDVIRDEGLVANAAEQGLRLADGLREVADRNPAVADVRGRGLMLGSEFRRADGSPDPDTARLAQQTAAELGLLLLTCGVWGNTVRMIPALTVTADQIDEALTLWSKAVATAARD; this is translated from the coding sequence ATGTCCCGGCTGTCGCCCGTACTGAAGCAGGCCACCCCCGTCACCGCCGTCCGAGGGGAAGGGCTGTACCTCTTCGACGCGGAGGGCCGACGCCATCTCGACTTCACCGCGGGCGTCGGCGTCACCAGCACCGGCCACTGCCACCCCCGCGTCGTCGAGGCCGTCCGTGAACAGGCCGGACGGCTGATCCACGGCCAGTACACGACCGTCCTGCACGAACCGCTGCTGACCCTCACCGAACGCCTGGGCGAGGTACTGCCCGAGGGGCTGGACAGCCTCTTCTACGTCAACTCCGGCAGCGAGGCCGTCGAGTCGGCGCTGCGCCTCGCACGCCAGGCCACCGGCCGCCCCAACGCCGTCGTCTTCGACGGGGGCTTCCACGGCCGGACCATGGGCGCCGCCGCGCTGACCACGGCCGGCAGCCGCTTCCGGGCCTGCTCCGGCCCCCTGATCCCGGGCGTCGCGGTCGCGCCCTTCCCGCACGCCTTCGAACTCGGCATGGACGAGCCCGCCGCGGTCGCGTACGCCCTGCGCGGCCTTGACCGGGTGCTGGCCACGACCAGCGCCCCCGAGGAGACCGCCGCCTTCGTCGTCGAACCCGTGCTGGGCGAGGGCGGTTACGTCCCCGCGCCCGACGGGTTCCTCGCCGGACTGCGCGAACGCGCCGACCGGCACGGCATCCTCCTCGTCCTCGACGAGGTGCAGAGCGGATTCGGCCGCACCGGCCGGTTCTGGGCGCATGACTACGAGACCGGGACGGCGACCCCCGACATCCTGGTGACGGCCAAGGGCCTGGCCAGCGGCTTCCCCCTCTCGGCGATCGCCGCCCGGGCCGAGCTGATGAGCCGCGCCCGCCCCGGCTCACAGGGCGGCACCTACGGCGGGAACGCCGTGGCCTGCGCCGCAGCCCTGGCGACCCTCGACGTGATCCGCGACGAGGGACTGGTCGCCAACGCGGCCGAGCAGGGTCTCAGGCTGGCCGACGGACTGCGCGAGGTCGCTGACCGCAACCCCGCCGTCGCCGACGTCCGGGGGCGCGGGCTGATGCTGGGCAGCGAATTCCGCCGCGCCGACGGCTCCCCCGACCCGGACACCGCACGCCTCGCCCAGCAAACCGCCGCCGAACTGGGCCTGTTGCTGCTGACCTGCGGGGTCTGGGGCAACACGGTCCGCATGATCCCGGCCCTCACCGTCACCGCAGACCAGATCGACGAGGCCCTCACCCTCTGGTCGAAGGCCGTCGCCACCGCCGCGCGGGACTGA